The following are encoded in a window of Desulforegulaceae bacterium genomic DNA:
- a CDS encoding electron transfer flavoprotein subunit beta/FixA family protein, which translates to MKILVTIKPVFEEIQMTDPAILKNNFSLKNPDLNFKINRFDDHSLEEALKLKEKDNSIEIHTISVGTEPSLEILKKTIGKGADKGILIQTEIKNANDPDFVSNAVKNIFMENDYKMIFSGMMSEDMMNGTTGLLTASKLSIPSVSGVTSIEKISKNKIIVKRELEGGASQRAELALPCILNFQAGINKPGYPNVLRMLKVDESTLVVKNIESLESKISFETKELKLPSKTRKGEILKGSIEDKAKAFLEILKQKKIL; encoded by the coding sequence ATGAAAATACTTGTAACAATAAAACCGGTTTTTGAAGAAATTCAAATGACTGACCCAGCTATTTTAAAAAACAACTTTTCATTAAAAAACCCGGATTTGAACTTTAAAATAAACAGATTTGATGATCATTCACTTGAAGAAGCTCTTAAATTAAAGGAAAAAGACAATAGTATTGAAATTCATACAATTTCTGTGGGAACAGAACCTAGCCTTGAAATTCTAAAAAAAACCATTGGAAAAGGTGCGGATAAAGGGATTTTGATTCAAACTGAAATAAAAAATGCAAATGACCCTGATTTTGTATCAAATGCAGTAAAAAACATTTTCATGGAAAATGACTATAAAATGATTTTCAGCGGAATGATGTCAGAAGATATGATGAACGGAACAACAGGTCTTTTAACAGCTTCAAAACTTTCCATTCCCTCTGTTTCAGGAGTGACTTCCATTGAAAAAATTTCCAAAAATAAAATAATTGTAAAAAGAGAACTTGAAGGCGGAGCTTCACAAAGGGCAGAACTTGCACTTCCATGTATTTTAAATTTTCAGGCCGGGATAAACAAGCCTGGATATCCAAATGTATTAAGAATGCTAAAAGTTGATGAATCAACCCTTGTTGTAAAAAATATTGAAAGCCTGGAATCAAAAATCAGTTTTGAAACAAAAGAACTTAAACTGCCTTCCAAAACAAGAAAAGGTGAAATACTTAAGGGAAGCATAGAAGACAAAGCAAAGGCTTTTCTTGAAATTTTAAAACAGAAAAAAATTCTTTAA
- a CDS encoding histidine phosphatase family protein has protein sequence MPLLYVIRHGQASFGESDYDELSKIGIKQAQILGKFFKQTKTTFDSIFSGSLERQVDTAVHTLEGMGEKGKKVEINKGFNEYSHTDLINASLDYYRQKEPEKSYDLVELSKDKKKFQVFFSRLVEDWISGEFSGYGVEAYETYSHRVLKAFEEVSDLKERKGKIAVFTSGGAISALLENTLQVHPFKAAKIGWGIKNCSISIVSSKGRFNRNSNRFLLRSFNCSAHFELENDKDLITYR, from the coding sequence ATGCCTCTTCTTTATGTTATCCGCCATGGCCAGGCTTCATTTGGGGAATCAGATTATGACGAACTTTCAAAAATCGGCATAAAACAAGCCCAGATTCTTGGAAAATTTTTTAAACAAACCAAAACAACCTTTGATTCAATTTTTTCAGGTTCTTTGGAAAGACAGGTTGATACTGCTGTCCATACCTTAGAAGGAATGGGGGAAAAGGGTAAAAAAGTAGAAATAAATAAAGGTTTCAATGAGTATAGTCATACAGATCTTATAAATGCCAGTCTTGATTATTATAGACAAAAAGAACCGGAAAAATCATACGATTTAGTTGAGCTTTCAAAAGATAAAAAAAAATTTCAGGTTTTTTTTTCCAGGCTGGTTGAGGATTGGATAAGCGGTGAATTTTCTGGTTATGGAGTTGAAGCCTATGAAACATATTCTCATAGGGTTTTAAAAGCCTTTGAGGAGGTATCAGATTTAAAAGAAAGAAAAGGTAAAATTGCAGTTTTTACTTCAGGAGGGGCAATTTCAGCACTTCTTGAAAATACTCTCCAGGTTCATCCTTTTAAAGCAGCCAAGATTGGATGGGGAATAAAAAACTGCTCAATTTCTATTGTAAGCTCAAAAGGAAGGTTCAATAGGAACTCAAACAGATTTTTATTAAGAAGTTTTAATTGTTCGGCTCATTTTGAGCTGGAAAATGACAAAGACCTTATTACCTACAGATAA
- a CDS encoding acyl-CoA dehydrogenase family protein has product MDFRISDKIKLIVDTINEFIDKELIPLEPEFVMGDFNEMEPAIKEKQAMAKKMGLWAPNFPEDCGGMGLSMVEHGLVSEALGRSPLGHYVFWCQAPDAGNVEILHKYGTEEQKEKYLKPLVRGDIRSCFSMTEVDMPGSNPVMLETTAVKDGDDYLINGHKWYTTSADGSNFAIVMAVTNPEASKYLQASMIIVPTETKGFNLVRNIPVMGHEGSGYASHAEILYQSCRVPQKNLLGPEGHGFVIAQDRLGPGRIHHCMRWLGICKRSFDLMCSRANSRVISADGKTLASKQTVQNWVAESAAEIQAARLLTLNAAWQIDEYGASASRDAVSMIKFVVANTMNKVIDRALQTYGGLGMTDDTILAYFYRHERAARIYDGADEVHKSSLARRMLRTYEGKVIR; this is encoded by the coding sequence ATGGATTTTAGAATATCGGATAAAATTAAACTTATAGTGGATACAATAAACGAGTTTATTGACAAGGAACTTATTCCACTTGAGCCTGAATTTGTGATGGGAGATTTTAATGAAATGGAGCCGGCTATAAAAGAAAAGCAGGCAATGGCTAAAAAAATGGGATTATGGGCCCCTAATTTCCCTGAAGACTGCGGAGGGATGGGACTTTCCATGGTTGAGCATGGACTTGTTTCAGAGGCTCTTGGGCGTTCTCCTCTTGGACATTATGTTTTTTGGTGCCAGGCTCCTGATGCGGGAAACGTTGAAATTTTACATAAATACGGGACAGAAGAGCAAAAGGAAAAATATTTAAAACCTCTTGTAAGGGGGGATATAAGAAGCTGTTTTTCAATGACAGAAGTGGATATGCCGGGTTCAAATCCTGTAATGCTTGAGACAACTGCTGTAAAAGACGGGGATGATTATCTAATCAACGGGCACAAATGGTATACAACCTCTGCTGACGGGTCAAATTTTGCCATAGTAATGGCTGTGACAAATCCTGAAGCTTCAAAATATCTTCAGGCAAGCATGATAATTGTTCCAACAGAAACCAAGGGCTTTAATCTTGTAAGAAATATTCCTGTAATGGGCCATGAAGGAAGCGGATATGCAAGTCATGCAGAAATTTTATATCAGTCGTGCAGGGTTCCTCAAAAGAATCTTTTAGGGCCTGAAGGCCATGGTTTTGTAATAGCCCAGGACAGACTTGGGCCAGGAAGAATTCATCATTGCATGAGATGGCTTGGGATATGCAAAAGATCCTTTGATCTTATGTGTTCAAGGGCAAACTCCAGAGTAATTTCAGCTGATGGTAAAACCCTTGCCTCAAAACAGACAGTTCAGAACTGGGTTGCAGAATCAGCTGCTGAAATTCAGGCGGCAAGACTTCTTACCTTGAATGCAGCATGGCAGATAGATGAATACGGTGCTTCAGCCTCAAGAGATGCTGTTTCAATGATAAAATTTGTTGTTGCAAATACAATGAACAAAGTAATTGATAGAGCACTTCAGACATATGGAGGACTTGGGATGACAGATGATACAATTCTTGCATATTTTTACAGGCATGAAAGAGCTGCAAGGATTTATGACGGAGCAGACGAGGTTCACAAGTCATCTTTAGCCAGGAGAATGCTTAGAACCTATGAAGGAAAAGTTATAAGATAA
- a CDS encoding TetR/AcrR family transcriptional regulator — MEEFDFTEFKKRFDTSKNTLCKEVFYQNQESIKIKNEKRAVENLYKIFNAVFSISSKKGFQAMTMRDLSREVNLSMGALYAYFKNKEDLLHIIQKQGRAMVKNILDSFESTSPDPLGKLRAVIKAHIFLSEVARPWFFFTFMEARSLNEKELEEARALEAHTEKVVVDILKLGEIQGVFKKRNHFLTASIIKSMQQDWYLKKWKYKSRKIGPDEFADYVIGFVESFVLAEPKII; from the coding sequence GTGGAAGAGTTTGATTTTACAGAATTTAAAAAAAGATTTGATACTTCAAAAAACACCCTTTGCAAAGAGGTTTTTTATCAAAATCAGGAAAGTATAAAAATAAAGAATGAAAAAAGGGCAGTGGAAAATCTTTATAAAATTTTTAACGCTGTATTTTCAATATCTTCCAAAAAGGGCTTTCAGGCAATGACAATGAGAGACTTAAGCAGGGAAGTTAATTTAAGTATGGGAGCCCTTTATGCATATTTTAAAAATAAGGAGGATTTGCTTCATATAATCCAGAAACAGGGAAGAGCAATGGTAAAAAATATTCTGGATTCCTTTGAATCAACTTCTCCTGATCCTCTTGGAAAGCTTAGAGCAGTAATAAAAGCTCATATTTTCTTAAGTGAGGTGGCAAGACCCTGGTTTTTTTTCACTTTTATGGAAGCAAGAAGTTTGAATGAAAAAGAACTGGAGGAGGCAAGAGCACTTGAGGCACATACTGAAAAAGTTGTGGTTGATATTTTAAAGCTTGGAGAAATTCAAGGTGTTTTTAAAAAAAGAAATCATTTTTTGACAGCAAGTATAATCAAGTCCATGCAACAGGACTGGTATCTTAAAAAGTGGAAGTACAAATCAAGAAAGATAGGCCCTGATGAGTTTGCTGATTATGTTATAGGATTTGTTGAATCCTTTGTTCTTGCTGAGCCAAAAATAATTTAA
- a CDS encoding phosphotransferase family protein, whose translation MEDQAVDVRKGEELDHEKIREFLRENVEGIDGDIYVKQFPGGFSNLTYLIESNGKQMVLRRPPKGADIKSAHDMGREYKILTALKPLFPYCPTPLAYTEDLSIMGCPFYIMEKISGIILRKELPKGLDLSSEDAGNLCKKLLDVHVELHSIDVEKNNLSFLGKPQGYVQRQVEGWSRRYVNAKTDDAPGFEKVMEWLNDRQPKDTDSPSIIHNDYKFDNVVLDKDNPMKIIGVLDWEMATYGDPLMDLGSSLGYWIDRNDSDEFKLLKTMPTDIEGALTRNEMIERYGEKTGRNMDNFDFYLCFGTFRLAVIAQQIYKRFFLGYTKDKRFGMLIHAVNILEKLSGKIIDNSKL comes from the coding sequence ATGGAAGATCAGGCAGTTGATGTAAGAAAAGGAGAAGAGCTTGACCATGAAAAGATTAGGGAGTTTTTAAGGGAAAATGTTGAAGGGATAGATGGAGATATCTATGTAAAGCAATTTCCCGGAGGTTTTTCCAATCTTACCTACTTGATAGAATCCAATGGAAAGCAAATGGTTTTAAGAAGACCGCCAAAAGGAGCTGATATAAAATCAGCCCATGATATGGGAAGGGAATATAAAATTTTAACAGCTTTAAAGCCGCTTTTTCCATATTGCCCCACACCATTGGCATACACAGAAGATCTATCAATAATGGGCTGTCCCTTTTATATAATGGAAAAAATATCAGGGATAATTTTGAGAAAGGAGCTTCCCAAAGGCCTTGATTTAAGCTCTGAAGATGCAGGAAATTTATGTAAAAAACTTCTTGATGTTCATGTTGAACTTCATTCAATAGATGTTGAAAAAAATAATCTTTCATTTCTTGGAAAACCTCAAGGCTATGTTCAAAGACAGGTTGAAGGCTGGAGCAGAAGATATGTAAATGCTAAAACAGACGATGCTCCTGGATTTGAAAAGGTTATGGAATGGCTCAATGACAGGCAGCCCAAAGATACTGATTCTCCCTCAATAATTCACAATGATTATAAATTTGATAATGTTGTTCTTGATAAAGACAATCCCATGAAAATAATCGGGGTTCTTGACTGGGAAATGGCAACATATGGAGATCCGCTGATGGATCTTGGCAGTTCTCTGGGTTATTGGATTGACAGGAATGATTCAGATGAATTCAAGCTTTTAAAAACCATGCCAACAGATATTGAAGGTGCTTTAACAAGAAATGAAATGATAGAAAGATATGGGGAAAAAACAGGCAGAAACATGGATAATTTTGATTTTTATCTATGTTTTGGAACCTTTAGGTTGGCTGTAATTGCCCAGCAGATATACAAGAGGTTTTTTCTTGGGTATACCAAGGACAAAAGATTTGGAATGCTTATTCATGCAGTCAATATTCTTGAAAAGCTTTCTGGTAAAATTATTGATAATTCCAAATTGTAA
- a CDS encoding SDR family oxidoreductase codes for MAGFSLENKVALITGASRGIGEAIAHCLSENGAKIILVSRKIDALQKVENDIKTKGGQAESMACHMGEIDQIKALVQSVKEKYGKLDILVNNAAANPYFGDMIDAEEWAWDKIFDVNLKGPFFTIVEFAKLMRENGGGSIVNVSSINGVRPAAFQGMYSISKAALISLTKAFARELAPHKIRVNALLPGLTDTKFASALTSDENLKKMIVSQIPLGRIADPEDMAGAVLYLVSDAASYTTGSLIVCDGGMIA; via the coding sequence ATGGCCGGGTTTTCACTTGAAAATAAGGTAGCTCTTATAACAGGAGCAAGCCGGGGAATAGGAGAAGCTATTGCACATTGCTTAAGCGAGAATGGTGCAAAAATTATTTTGGTGAGCAGAAAAATAGATGCTCTTCAAAAAGTTGAAAACGATATCAAGACAAAAGGCGGTCAGGCTGAATCAATGGCCTGTCATATGGGCGAAATTGATCAGATAAAAGCTCTTGTTCAATCAGTTAAAGAAAAATACGGAAAACTTGATATTTTAGTAAATAACGCAGCTGCAAACCCATATTTTGGTGATATGATTGATGCTGAAGAATGGGCCTGGGACAAGATTTTTGATGTAAACCTGAAAGGCCCTTTTTTTACAATAGTTGAATTTGCAAAGCTTATGAGGGAAAACGGAGGAGGAAGCATAGTAAATGTTTCTTCAATAAATGGAGTTCGTCCTGCAGCTTTTCAGGGAATGTATTCGATTTCAAAGGCAGCTCTTATTTCTCTTACAAAAGCATTTGCCAGGGAACTTGCTCCCCATAAAATAAGAGTAAACGCTCTTCTTCCTGGACTTACAGATACAAAATTTGCAAGTGCTCTTACAAGTGATGAAAATTTAAAGAAAATGATAGTTTCCCAGATTCCCCTTGGAAGAATTGCAGATCCTGAAGATATGGCAGGAGCGGTTTTATATCTTGTTTCAGATGCTGCTTCATATACAACAGGTTCATTGATTGTGTGTGATGGGGGTATGATTGCATAA
- a CDS encoding response regulator, whose product MPIISIFSDKYSGALELVKKLGKNHGYKIITDNEIVEAAAKIFNENKDTYKKVFLNPPSFFNSFTREKEKSLAELKVSVSKLIGDDQIFYGFSSLLLPKKINHLIRILIIAEHQHRIENAASLGISKENAKKEILDSDEKADEFSYYIKNSGPWNPSLYDMVVPMDKTTTERAYKLISSYLGNPLLQFSNLSKKHINDFKLESNLGLELCKQGFDLDVDAQGSDITLIINKKVLFLSKLKSELKNAAKAIDGVSNVKIKIGQNFYKPDILADRNFKRPHKVLLVDKEADFIQTLSERLAIRDLPSFPVSTGREAIEIIKRDHPEVIILDLNLPGFDRYEVLKETKKKSPGTKIIILTGHGNQTERQRCMELGAFAYLEKPADIDLLTKIMKKAYKNIHKNTGLN is encoded by the coding sequence ATGCCAATAATAAGCATATTTTCAGACAAATATTCAGGGGCTTTAGAATTAGTAAAAAAGCTGGGAAAAAATCACGGGTATAAAATTATAACTGACAATGAGATTGTTGAAGCCGCTGCAAAAATATTCAATGAAAATAAAGATACTTATAAAAAAGTTTTTTTAAATCCTCCTTCTTTTTTCAACAGCTTTACCAGAGAAAAGGAAAAATCCCTGGCAGAACTTAAAGTTTCAGTATCAAAGCTTATTGGGGACGATCAGATATTTTACGGATTTTCAAGCCTTCTTCTTCCCAAAAAAATAAACCATCTCATAAGAATACTTATAATTGCTGAACACCAGCACAGAATTGAAAATGCAGCCAGTTTGGGAATAAGTAAAGAAAATGCAAAAAAAGAAATTCTTGATTCTGATGAAAAAGCAGATGAATTCTCTTATTATATAAAAAACTCAGGTCCATGGAACCCATCACTATATGATATGGTGGTTCCAATGGATAAAACAACAACAGAAAGAGCATATAAACTTATTTCAAGCTACCTTGGTAATCCTCTTCTCCAATTTTCAAATTTATCAAAAAAACATATTAATGATTTTAAACTTGAATCAAATCTTGGGTTAGAGCTTTGCAAACAAGGCTTTGATCTTGATGTTGATGCCCAGGGCAGTGATATCACTCTTATAATAAACAAAAAAGTTCTTTTTCTTTCCAAACTTAAAAGCGAACTTAAAAACGCTGCAAAAGCAATTGATGGAGTTTCAAATGTTAAAATAAAAATAGGACAGAACTTTTATAAGCCAGATATTTTGGCAGATCGAAATTTTAAAAGACCCCACAAGGTCCTTCTTGTTGATAAAGAGGCTGATTTTATCCAGACACTTTCAGAGCGGCTTGCCATAAGAGACCTGCCTTCATTCCCGGTTTCAACAGGAAGGGAGGCTATTGAAATAATAAAAAGAGATCATCCCGAGGTTATTATTCTTGACCTGAATTTACCTGGATTTGACAGATATGAGGTTTTGAAAGAAACCAAGAAAAAAAGCCCGGGAACTAAAATTATTATTCTTACAGGTCATGGAAATCAAACTGAAAGACAAAGATGTATGGAACTAGGAGCCTTTGCCTACCTTGAAAAACCAGCAGACATTGACTTGCTTACAAAGATTATGAAAAAAGCATATAAAAATATTCACAAAAACACTGGGCTGAACTAA